The nucleotide sequence GCTCAAATGGATGTGTTCTCAAGATTAATGATGGATCGGATTATTTTCCTTGGCACACAGATTGATGACTATACAGCTAATGTTATTCAAGCTCAGTTGTTGTATCTGGACTCAAGTGATCCTGGAAAGGATATTTCGATTTATATTAATTCTCCGGGTGGTTCAGTGTACGCAGGTTACGGTATTTATGATACAATGCAGTTTATCAGCAGTAATGTGTCTACAATTTGTACGGGAATTGCTGCTTCTATGGCATCCGTATTACTTGTTTCAGGAACAAAAGGAAAACGTTTTGCTTTGAAACATTCCCGGGTTATGATTCATCAGCCACTAGGAGGGACTCAGGGTCAGGCTTCAGATATAGAAATTGCTGCTCGTGAAATTATTAAAGTTAAGAAAGAATTGTATACGATTATTTCAAACCATTCTGGAAAACCTTTTGACGAAGTTGAACGTGATAGTGATCGGGATTACTGGATGACTTCCGAGGAAGCAAAGGCTTACGGTATGATCGATGATGTCCTGATTCGTAAATAATTTAAATAGAAATAAGATTTTATGGCCAAGTCAGGCGATATATGTACTTTTTGTGGTAAAAGCAGGAAAGATGCCAATCTGTTGATTACTGGTATTTCTGGTGCAATTTGTGATGATTGTGCAAAGCAGGCTTACGAAATTGTAAAAGAAGAGAATAAACCAATAGGAGGAGCTTCTTTTGGATTGTCGCAGAATGATCTTCCTAAACCTCAGGATATTAAGGATTTTCTTGATCAATATATTATCGGTCAGGTGGATGCTAAACGTTACCTGTCGGTATCTGTTTACAATCATTATAAACGCTTGCTTCAGAAAATGACCTCAGATGATGTAGAAATTGAAAAATCAAACATTATAATGGTGGGTGCTACGGGGACAGGTAAGACTTTACTTGCTCGTACAAT is from uncultured Macellibacteroides sp. and encodes:
- the clpP gene encoding ATP-dependent Clp endopeptidase proteolytic subunit ClpP → MEDFRKYATKHLRMNGTALDSYMNISSSYISPTIIEERQLNVAQMDVFSRLMMDRIIFLGTQIDDYTANVIQAQLLYLDSSDPGKDISIYINSPGGSVYAGYGIYDTMQFISSNVSTICTGIAASMASVLLVSGTKGKRFALKHSRVMIHQPLGGTQGQASDIEIAAREIIKVKKELYTIISNHSGKPFDEVERDSDRDYWMTSEEAKAYGMIDDVLIRK